In Crassostrea angulata isolate pt1a10 chromosome 6, ASM2561291v2, whole genome shotgun sequence, a genomic segment contains:
- the LOC128190644 gene encoding retinol dehydrogenase 12-like yields MDSVTRKPLPSKGVQSFTLVIISTTFLSSVLLGIFLWRMYLRWTVKCKSENRLDGKTVLITGATSGIGKATAHELALRGARVILACRNQQLGEAVARTISKKTRNGDVLALYLDLASLQCIRDFVKQFKEKENKLNILINNAGYFGPKAATVDGYERTFGVNYLGHFYLTYLLHDLLMKSAPSRIINLSSNYYVKGNLNFNDLPLVNYEMMDAYSRSKLAIMHFTVEAHRMWSWEAIWTFSVHPGCVATSVLRRYPGLFGKILRAFSAFMFKSSEDGCQTVVYCAVADGLREESGKFFENCRVVPTKDYVRDKAVCKKLWLLSLHLCGLDETHPENKLQSAATNSLSNSETEAGSVNRRQMVKETNSLSDR; encoded by the exons ATGGATAGCGTTACAAGAAAACCCCTTCCATCCAAAGGTGTTCAAAGCTTTACACTTGTCATCATTTCGACGACTTTTTTATCCTCTGTGTTACTTGGGATATTCCTCTGGCGAATGTATTTACGCTGGACCGTAAAATGCAAGAGCGAAAATCGTTTAGACGGAAAAACTGTTCTTATTACAG GTGCAACTTCTGGAATAGGAAAAGCAACTGCACACGAGCTGGCCTTGCGTGGAGCAAGGGTGATCCTGGCATGCCGCAATCAGCAGCTGGGAGAAGCTGTAGCCAGAACCATTAGTAAAAAGACGAGGAATGGCGACGTCCTGGCCTTGTACCTGGATCTCGCCAGTCTTCAATGCATCCGTGATTTCGTAAAGCAGTTcaaggaaaaagaaaacaaactgaACATTCTAATTAACAATGCTG GATATTTTGGTCCGAAGGCAGCTACAGTAGATGGGTACGAGAGGACATTCGGGGTCAATTACCTGGGACACTTTTACCTGACTTACCTTTTGCACGACCTGCTAATGAAAAGCGCCCCCTCCCGAATAATCAACCTCTCGTCCAATTACTACGTTAAAGGGAATCTAAATTTCAATGACTTGCCATTGGTCAACTACGAAATGATGGATGCCTACAGTAGGAGCAAGCTGGCTATTATGCACTTTACAGTGGAGGCACATCGAATGTGGTCATGGGAAGCCATATGGACGTTTTCTGTACATCCAG GTTGCGTAGCAACAAGCGTACTGAGGCGGTATCCGGGTCTGTTTGGTAAGATTTTACGTGCGTTTTCGGCATTTATGTTTAAGTCTTCAGAGGATGGATGTCAGACTGTTGTATACTGTGCCGTAGCGGATGGACTGAGGGAGGAGTCTGGGAAGTTCTTTGAAAACTGTAGAGTCGTTCCTACCAAGGACTACGTGAGAGATAAAGCCGTCTGCAAAAAACTTTGGCTCCTCAGTCTCCATTTGTGTGGATTAGATGAAACGCATCCCGAGAATAAATTGCAATCCGCCGCCACCAACAGTTTATCAAACAGCGAAACTGAAGCGGGGTCGGTGAACCGAAGACAGATGGTCAAAGAAACAAATAGCCTATCGGATCGTTAA